A region of the Brienomyrus brachyistius isolate T26 chromosome 10, BBRACH_0.4, whole genome shotgun sequence genome:
TAAAAATTTCTGTGAGTGTCGCTATTGACCAACCCTGGCTCTACAGATACACTTATACACCCATTTGTGTGATATTCTGATGCCGAAACGGGGGTTACGTATTTCACCTATCAAATAATCGCGGAAATACATTAGATATTTTTGTGAATGCAGTAGATATGGAATATAAAGGCTACCGTAGCAGGGTGCGTGTTGCGCTCTttcttcttttatttattttgatcatCTTACCACTAACGTTTGGAGATTTGAGTTATTCTATACCGGAGGAAATGAAACGCGGATCAGTAATTGGAAATATAGCAAAGGATCTCGGACTTGATGTTAAAGGATTGTCTGCTCGTAATGCTCGATTGGAcagcgaagggactgggagaggaTTCTGCGACATTAACCTGAAAACTGGAGATTTGATTGTGGCTGGCAGGATCGACAGAGAGGAGCTTTGTGGGGAAAAGGCGTCTTGCCCCATAAAATACGAGCTTGTGCTGGAGAACCCACTGGAGCTACAGCGTATTACACTCCAAATCCTGGATATTAATGACAACACACCGGTCTTTCCTAAAGATTTAATCAAACTGGAAATTATAGAATCGGCAAATACGGGATCTAGATTTCGAGTGTATGAGGCCCACGATGCTGACACAGGAGaaaatgcagtccaaagttatacGCTACAAAATAACAATTATTTTCGCTTGGCTGTTACTACAAGCACATACGGTGGAAAATACGCTGAGTTGGTATTAGAAAAGGAGCTGGACCGTGAGCAAGAACAGGAACTAACATTACTGCTTACCGCCGAAGATGGTGGGACTCCCCAAAGATCAGGTACATTGCAAATACACGTGACGGTGTTAGATGCGAACGATAATATCCCTGTGTTTAGCCAATCCGTGTATAAAGCTATATTGCCTGAAAATTCTCCTTTGAACACCGTAGTGGTTATTGTCAGTGCTAGTGATGCAGACGAGGGCGCTAACGGCGAAGTAACATATGAATTTAGTCGTATTTCCGAAAAAGCTAAAAAAACGTTTTCAATTAACGACAAAACCGGCGAAATTAAGGTGTCTGGGCCAGTAGATTTTGAAGAAGGCAGCAGTTATGAAATACGTATTGACGGTAAAGATGGAGCTGGACTTTCTTCTCAAGCTAAATTAATAATTGAAATCACTGATGTGAATGACAATGCTCCGGAGGTATTTCTCAAATCGCTTAACAACCCCATACCAGAGGACGCGGTGCCTGGCACTGAAGTCGGTTTAATTAACGTTCAAGACAAAGATTCAGAAGAAAATGGGCAGGTTCGCTGTACGATAAAACAACACGTCCCGTTTAAATTGATACAGtccattaaaaattattattcacTTGTAACTACTGCAGAGCTAGACCGTGAGGTATTATCAGATTACAACATCACTATTACTGCAAGCGACGAGGGGTCTCCCCCGCTGTCTTCCTCTAAAACTATACAACTGTCTGTGTCTGACGTGAATGATAATCCTCCCGTATTTCACGAGGGAAATTACAGCACCTATGTCATTGAAAATAACCAGCCTGGAACATCCATTTGTTCTGTTACAGCGAGGGACCCTGATTGGAAACAAAACGGCACCGTTGTATACTCACTTTTGCCCACTGACATTAATGGTCTTTCAGTGTCATCATTCTTCTCCATGAATGGAGACACGGGAGTAATTCATGCGGTAAAATCATTCGATTATGAGCAGGTCAGAAGTTTTAAAGTCCATGTCGTTGCTAGTGACAATGGTTCCCCTCCGCTCAGGAGCAACGTGACGGTGAACGTCTTCATAACAGATCAGAATGATAACTCTCCACAGATACTATACCCTGATCCATCAGGAAGCTCCGTTATGACTGAATTGGTCCCTAAAGCCGCTCACGCGGGCTCTCTGGTTTCCAAGGTGATCGCTGTGGATGCTGACTCTGGGCAGAATGCATGGCTCTCCTATCAGATTACGAAGGcaactgatcctggacttttTACTATTGGTCTTCACGGCGGGGAAATCAGAGCGCAGCGGGACATTTCTGAATCGGATAGTATGAAACAAAACCTCATTATTTTAGTAAAAGATAATGGACAGCCGTCACTTTCTACTACATGTACTGTAAATTTAGTTATTTCTGACAACTTAGCTGAGATTCCTGAGCTAAAGGACATGTTTTACGAGGACAGCAGTTCCAAATTAACTTTCTATTTGATTATTGCACTGGTCTCAGTTTCTACCTTTTTCATCGTTTTCATGATTTTTATTGTGCTCATGAAAGTGTGCCACAGGAGGAAACCTAGGCTGTTGTTTGACAGCGCGGTCGCCATCCCCAGCGCATATTTCCCTCCCAACTATGCAGAAGTGGACGGAGCAGGAACTCTGCGTAGTTCTTATAATTATGACACATATTTAACAACAGGATCTCGAACTAGTGACTTCAAATTCGTAACTTCTTACAACGGTGATACGTTGCCTACTCACCCTACTCTGAAAAAGAGTGCAGAAGAAATCACCGACAGTGATGTTCATGGAACAGTCGACGAGGTAATATTAATAGTTTTCTCTTTTACCACTGTTGATCTTTCCTTGCCGTTCTACTTATTAACAACTTTTACTTTTGAaacattatttgtttgtttgttttgctaaTAGTCTTGTTTTCATTCTGATTTGTGCTTCTGCTTTCTTATGCTAACTTATTTCGTGCATTTCACATAAAAGACTTGTGATTACTAGGACGACTGAGGGATTCTACATCGTCACACATTCTTCAAAACCTCCAGTACTGTGCAaatgtcttaggcagtcaaaagaattgtctaatgctatttatctggaTGGTGAGTgcacatttgctcagaacaaattGTATTATTGCTGCAAATAATtgggtgattttagcagaggttttgaaaccgCTATCACACTGACGAGCAAAATAGCATAGTTTTACAGCAAtataaagatcatttaaacaccattttctttggctgcctaagacattTGCACAGTATTCTATAGACATGCTCAAAAAGATGCGCAATTTGTTTAATGGAGTAGCTTAACTAGAAGTGTGTTAATAAGTCGGTTTGCTATTGGACAAGAATGATAATTAACACACGGGTTAACAGCACAAAATagtacatttttttccagtgggTGAGCACACAAATTAGGGCGCCACGACATATCAAAGTGTGCTAAAGTGTTTCTGAAATGGCAATTCGAATAAAGTCATTTCTAGTTTCGGGATTTTTTGTGCATCAATTTCCCCATTACCTGGAGCAATTTGAAAGGCGTGGTTTGCTTATCTGTGGTTGTACCGATGTTTTTGTAGACATAGATGTCTTCGCAAGGAAACGCGCTGCTATTTTAATATAGAACTAAATAGATTTACTTCAAATAAAGTTACTTAAGTGTATAATTACGTTATGAATGGTGTAACCGCAATATGAAGATTCTGAGCGGGGGCAATTAGTCACAAAGTTGGAAAGCAACTAGGCATACGTATCATATGCATGTGACATGTTCTTGGGGATAATCAGATTTTTCTCAGAtatcatttaaatatttattggcCTAGTACTAAAACAGCTGTCAACCCACGTctgtgataataataattgattcgTTTACTTTATTAATCAAATCAGCCGTAAGACCGCTGAATATCAAGCTGTATAAACATTTCGTATAACTGTGCACCTATTTCAGTACAGGACCGGTGATGATGATAATCATTATTATTGCTATTGTTTTTATTGACCTTTAGAATTCGacattttcatctttttaaatgcaaaaatgtcTTCGAATTTACTGTAACTTTACTACTGGTCGACATGCAGTTTGTAAATTATACAGTGGGAGGCAATGTTCACCAACAATAGCAGGTTCAGAGGCGCTGTCCATTACCCTCATACTAGTGGCCTATAACAAGCAGAATTTCGACGTCAAAAGCCACGAATGCACTTGTATTTGGATTTCGTAAGGACCAAAATAGCCTAATTTGCGGTGATTTTACACGTGTCTGTCTACGTAGCTTCTGTTTTATTTCACTAGGCTATAATTGTAAATACGGAGGCACGCCTTCAGCAATCGGATGGAATACAAAGAATCTCTCGCTATGAAGCGGACTTTGTTATTTTTAATCTACACTTTATTTTGTGTATCGCTAACGTTTGGGGACGTGAGCTATTCTGTTCAGGAAGAACTTCAAAAAGGATTTGTTATTGGAAATATAGCCAAGGACCTTGGACTGAGCACCGAAAAACTGTCAGTACGCAAGGCCCGTCTTGATACTGAAGGTAGCCGCCGTCGATATTGCGACATTAATCTGAATACGGGCGACTTGATTGTTGCGGAGAGGATTGACAGGGAAGCTCTCTGTGGTAAAAAATCTTTATGCACTTTACAATATGAGCTTGTTCTGGAGAATCCTTTAGAGTTTCACCGGATTTCACTCCATGTACTTGACATTAATGACAATTCGCCAGTTTTCGCAAACGATATTATTAGACTGGAAATCACTGAAAATGCAGATAAAGGTGCTCGCTTTCTACTGGATGAAGCCCGGGATGCGGATATTGGACAGAATACAGTTCAAACGTATACCCTTCAAAATAATGAccattttgttttgtctgtccAAACGAACACGTATGGCAGGAAGTACGGCGAGTTGGTGTTAGAGAAAGAGCTGGATCGTGAACAACAGCAGAATGTGACATTATTACTTACCGCCGTTGACGGTGGGACTCCGCAGAGATCTGGCACTGTGCTCTTACACGTTACCGTATTGGATGTTAATGATAATGTCCCAGTTTTTAGCCAAGCCGTTTATAAAGCCAGTCTACCAGAGAATTCTCCCTTAGATACCGTGGTAGTCAAAGTTAGTGCTACAGATGCAGACGAAGGAGCCAATGGCGAAGTGTCTTATGAATTCGGTCTGTTgtcagaagaagaaaaaaaactgttttatttGGATCGGAAAACAGGAGAAATCAGGTTGAAGGGGGGAGTAGATTTTGAAGAGGAGTCTAGTTTCGAAATGGAAATACAAGCTAAAGATGGATCAGGACTCGTTTCTCAGACAAAGGTACTATTAGAAATCACCGACGTGAATGACAATGCTCCGGAGATACTTATTAAATCTCTCTATAACCCTATACCAGAGGACGTATTACCTGGCACAGAAGTGGGACTCATTAACATCCAAGACAAAGACTCTGGAAGAAATCGACAAGTCCACTGCTCAATTGAACAACACATTCCCTTCAAGTTAACACCACCAATTAAAAACTATTATTCATTGGTAACTTCTGGCGTTCTTGACCGTGAAATACGGTCAAATTTTAACATTACTATTACTGCGACCGACGAAGGCTCTCCACCATTGACTTCTTCTAAAACTGTACAGTTATTTATATCAGATGTAAACGACAATGCGCCAATATTCACTCAGCAAACATATACCGCCTACGTCAGGGAAAATAACCAAGCTGGTTCATCCATTTGTGCTGTTACAGCGACAGATCCTGATTGGAAACGGAATGGCACGGTTGTCTACTCTTTTTTGCCCAGTGAGGTCAATGGTGTTCCAATGTCATCGCTATTGTCAATTAATAGAGAGTCGGGGGTGATACATGCTGTAAAATCGTTAGATTATGAACAGTTCAGAAGTTTCAAAGCTCATATTATAGCCAGGGACAATGGTTCACCGGCACTCAGTAGCAACGTGACTGTAAGCATCTTCATAACAGATGAGAACGACAACTCTCCACAGATACTATACCCTGATCCATCAGGAAGCTCCTTCATGACTGAGATGGTTCCTAAAGCGGCTCATGCCGGTTCCTTGGTTTCCAAGGTGATCGCTGTGGATGCTGACTCTGGACAGAATGCGTGGCTCTCCTACCAAATTATGAAGGCAACCGATCCTGGACTTTTTACTGTAGGTCTCCATAGCGGGGAGATCAGAGCGCAGCGGGACGTTGCTGAATCGGATAGTATGAAGCAGAACCTTGTTGTTATAGTAAAAGATAATGGGCAGCCCTCACTTTCAACTTCATGTACTTTGTATTTGTTCATTTCTGACAACTTAGTTGAGATTCCAGAGTTAAAGGacatgtcttatgaggacataAATTCTAAATTAACTTTTTATTTGATTATCGCACTGGTCTCGGTTTCTGTCTTTTTCATCGCTTTCATGATTCTTATTCTGTTCATGAAAGTGTGCCACAAAAGGAAACCTAGACTGTTGTTTGACAGCGCAGTCGCCATTCCCAGCGAATATTTCCCTCCCAACTACGCAGAAGTGGACAGAGCAGGAACTCTGCGCAGTTCTTATAATTATGACACTTACTTAACCACGGGCTCACGCACCAGCGACTTCAAATTCGTGACTTCTTACAATGGAAATACACTTCCTATTGATGCtaccttaaaaaggagtccTGGCGGAATCTCCGACAATAATGTTATTGCTTCGCTTGGAACTCCATCCGAGGTAAAAATTCcatctttaaaaatatttacccAATAACTGTTGTTATTTTTCCCAGTTAACTATTTTTGTTGTGCATTTAATATCGTGAAATTCGTAATCATAACACGctgttctttctttttttatacGACTATATCTTATAATAGATATTTCATCATTTGACCCTTACACTTACTTTCTTATTTTGGTTTATTATGTTGGTAAGTAGAATTTTTGCAAGTTTATCTATAAGACACACCTCATAACTTGTATGGTTTTCTTAATCAGCACATTTTTGTAGCGATTTCAAAACAAGGAAGCTCAATAGCGATTACATTTGAAGTTGAATGTTGTCTGTTCCTAACTGTACCAGCAATTTGACGCCTGATTTGGTTTTGCTTGATATTAATAGTTTAAAATCGTTTTAAGGGAAAGGCAGCTTGTCTCAATTGCCTTGTAAATTATCTGGGATCCTATAAGCGAAGTTTCTCGACTGTATCCATATATGTTGGCTGGCTGCGACATTTCTTGCAAAAACATTTTCACTTTATAAAAACGCAAAGctgtattttaaatgtaaaacaaGTCGTTTCGACATGCTTTTGTTAATGGTTTTTAAGTATTAccaattacatttaaataaatgattgatGATCTACATCAACTTTAAACCCGACAGATTAACAAtggtttaaaaatatttttaatttaaatgtttaattcACTACAGAGATGAAAATGAGCGTACTGAGCTGTTTGACCTAcctgacaaacaaacaaataaatacataccAATTATCGTTTTTTTCAGATTCTATGACTTTTACTTAAAGTAGTGCGAGAATAATATTGGATGATCTTTTAAACCGCGGATCTTATATATTTTCTTGATATCTTTCATAAGGTATACTTATTCAATATCTCATAATGCTGAATATTTTAAGCCATCAATATTTGAAACACTGGGTATACCTTTAGTGACTTAAGCCATGCAGTTTTTAAATCATTCAAAAGGTGGCGATGTTCACCAGCAAGCAACGATTTGGCGTCACACCCTGTTCCCAAGATACTACTGTAACATTGCAAGGTTTTCGCTGTGAACCTACTGCGGTTTAAGTGTTTGGATGTATGCGGACTAATTGAGAGTGGATAGAATAGAGTTTTACATACCTCTGTCTACATATTGTTCTTTTTATTTCAATACCCGGGGTGTATGACCAGGACTACAGTGTGAACATAAGATTGGAATACAAAAGGTCTCTCGATATGGAACAGACGCTGTGTGTTCTGATCTATATTCTGCTTAGCCTACGGCTATCATTTGGGGATTTGAGCTACTCCGTTCAAGAAGAGCTTAAAAATGGATTTGTTATTGGAAATATAGCCAAGGATCTGGGCCTGAGCACCGATGGACTGTCAGTACGCAAGGCCCGTCTTGATACTGAAGGTAGCCGCCGTCGTTATTGCGACATTAATCTGAAAACAGGCGGCTTGATTGTTGCGGAGAGGATTGACAGGGAAGCTCTTTGTAGCAAAAAATCTGTTTGCACTCTGCAGTATGAACTTATTCTGGAGAATCCTCTGGAGTTGCATCGGGTTTCTCTTCAGGTTCAGGACATCAATGATAATTCGCCAGTATTCGCAAATGATATTATTAAGCTAGAAATCAGAGAATCGGCATATAAAGGCGCACGCTTCCTCCTAGGTGAAGCCCGTGATGCGGATATTGGACAGAATACAGTTCATACTTACACACTGCAAAAGAATGAGCATTTTGGTTTGTCTGTTTTAACGAATACAGACGGTGGGAAATACGGCGAGTTAGTTTTAGAGAAAGAGCTGGATCGTGAACAGCAGCAGGAAGTGAAATTATTACTTACCGCCGTTGACGGTGGTACTCCGCAGAGATCTGGAACTGTGCTCTTACACGTTACCGTATTGGATGCTAATGACAATATTCCAGTTTTTAGTCAAGCCGTTTATAAAGTTAGTCTGCCTGAAAATTCTCCGATAGACACTGTGGTTGTTACAGTTAGTGCTACTGATGCAGACGACGGAGCCAATGGAGACGTGTCATATGAACTCGGTCTTTTATCTGAAGAGGAGAAAAAACTGTTTTATCTTGATCAGAAAACGGGAGAAATTAAGTTAAAGGGGAAAGTGGATTTTGAAGAGGAGTCTGTTTTTGAAATGCGAGTTCAAGCTAAAGATGGTTCTGGACTTGCTTCTCAGGCAAAAGTCATTATAGATATAGTTGATCTGAATGACAATTCTCCGGAGATATTTATTAAGTCTCTTAATAATCCCATATCAGAAGACGTATTGCCTGATACGGAGGTGGGCATTATTAACGTGCACGACAAAGACTCTGGAAAAAATCGACAGGTCCACTGTTCAATTCAACAAAATATTCCTTTCAAGCTGAAACCGTCAATAAAAAACTATTATTCATTGGTAACTTCTGGCGTTCTTGACCGTGAAATATTGTCAAATTTTAACGTGACGATTACCGCAACCGACGAGGGCTCTCCGCCGTTGTCTTCTTCAAAAACGGTGCAATTGTCTATATCAGATGTGAACGACAATGCGCCGATATTTAATCAGCAAAGGTACAGTGCCTACGTCAGTGAGAATAACAAGCCTGGTTCATCCATTTGTGCGGTTACAGCCACAGACTCTGATTGGAAACAGAATGGCACGGTTTTCTACTCTCTTTTGCCCAGTGAGGTCCATGGTGTTCCAGTGTCATCTCTATTATCAATCAACGGAGAATCGGGGATGATTCATGCTGTAAAATCATTTGATTATGAGCAGTTCAGAAGTTTCAAAGCCCATGTTATTGCAAGAGACAACGGTTCCCCTCCACATAGCAGTAACGTTACGGTAACCGTCTTCATAACAGACCAGAATGATAACTCTCCACAGATACTATACCCTGATCCATCAGGAAGCTCATTCAACACAGAAATGGTCCCTAAATCAGCTCAGGCGGGCTCTCTGGTTTCCAAGGTGATCGCTGTGGATGCTGACTCTGGACAGAATGCGTGGCTCTCCTATCAGATTATGAAGGCCACTGATCCTGGACTTTTTACTATTGGTCTTCACGGCGGGGAGATCAGAGCGCAGCGGGACGTTGCTGAATCGGACAATATGAAACAGAACCTTGTTGTTTCAGTAAAAGATAATGGACAGCCCTCACTATCAACTACATGCActgtatatttaattatttctgACAATTTAGCCGAAATTCCTGAGCTAAAGGACATGTCTTACGAGGACAGCAGTTCCAAATTAACTTTCTATTTGATTATTGCACTGGTCTCTATTTCAACCTTTTTCATCGCTTTTATGATTCTCATTTTGGCCTTGAAAGTATGCAACAGGAGGAAGCCTAGGCATATGTTTGATGCCACAGTCACCATTCCCAGTGAATATTTCCCTCCCAACTATGCAGAGGTGGATGGAGCAGGAACTCTGCGTAGTTCCTACAATTATGACACGTACTTAACAACGGGCTCGCGCACCAGTGACTTCAAATTTGTTACATCGTACAATGACAGCACACTTCCTGTGAATCAGACCCTTAGGAAGAGTCCCAATGAAATCTTAGTGAGTGATGTAAATGTCCTTAACGAAAGTGATGAGGTAAGATTTAAACCTTTATTCTTTTAATACTTTAATAAACTTTTTTGTGCTTTGACTTCAATAGTTTTCAGTATTGAAATAATGCAGTGGTGTTAAAAGGTAGCACATTTGTTTCTAGTATGTGTTATTTGTTAATCTGCGTCATTTTATATCATATTCCATTATCATATTATAATGTTGGTTCACTGTGTTTAAGGTTTAAAGTTTAAAGTGTTGAAATATTGTATGCATTTCAAAGTATTATATTTTGAATTTTATTAGACAGTACTGTAATATGCAACTCTTGAGCGTGAGTGGATGATCTTATATCATATGAGATTATTGAACTGAGTAATAGAATGAAAGATGCATGTGATTGTATGGTGGCATCTTAATGATAATGACGAGTGTATCATTGCCTACATGACAGAAAAGGAAAGATGGAACTGTCTTCACAACTTTTTAGACTCAAATAGCTTTTCTTGGTCCTCTTGGATTAAAATTGTTAATGTTGGCACAGATTAGACCTAAACAAGCATAAATGGGTTTCATGTGCAGGCTTTCTGAGGCTTTCTGAGGCCTTCTGGGGCTATCTGGGGCCTTCTGAGGCCTTCTGAGGCCTTCTGAGGCTTTCTGAGGCTTTCTGAGGCTGTCTGAGGCTGTATGAGGCCTTCTGAGGCTGTCTGAGACTTTCTGAGGCTGTCTGAGGCTGTCTGATGCCTTCTGAGGCTGTCTGAGGCTGTCTGATGCCTTCTGAGGCTTTCTGAGGCCGTCTGAGGCTTTCTGAGGCCTTCTGAGGCTTTCTGAGGCTTTCTGGGGCTATCTGGGGCCTTCTGAGGCCTTCTGAGGCCTTCTGAGGCTGTCTGAGGCTGTCTGAGGCTGTATGAGGCTGTCTGAGGCTGTCTGAGGCCTTCTGAGGCCGTCTGAGGCTTTCTGAGGCTTTCTGAGGCCGTCTGAGGCTTTCTGAGGCCATCTGAGGCTGTCTGAGGCCGTATGAGGCTGTCTGAGGCTGTCTGAGGCCTTCTGAGGCTGTCTGATGCCTTCTGAGGCTTTCTGAGGCCGTCTGAGGCCGTCTGAGGCCTTCTGAGGCCTTCTGAGGCTGTATGAGGCTGTCTGAGGCTGTATGAGGCTGTCTGATGCCTTCTGAGGCCTTCTGAGGTCATCTGAGGCTGTCTGCATCAACTACTCATATCATCTAAGTTATTCACCATCCCAATAGCTTCATCATGGAAGTTGCTATTTTTgtatatgatgtggtagttattaaaatattttaaagcggaaaaaaataatgtttcTCAGCTGAGACGTATACTTGTCTCTCCTTCCATCTTGGATGTGACTTATATGGAGTTTACATCAGTGTTTCAAACGTAAACAGTGACTCAAATGTTTTTGGACCCTGCGGTTTAATGGGGGGGGGTTGACTCCATGCGTTTTAACATAATTACACAACAAATGATAatatagggggcagcatggtggtgcagtggttagcactgctgcctcacacctctgggacccgggttcgagtctctgcctgggtcacatatgtgcggagtttgcatgttctccccatgtcgtcgtggggtttcctccgggtactctggtttccccccacagtccaaaaacatgctgaggctaattggagttgctaaattgcccgtaggtgtgcatgtgtgagtgaatggtgtgtgagtgtgccctgcgatgggctggcccctcatcctgggttgttccctgcctcgtgcccattgcttccgggataggctccggaccccccgcgacccagtaggataagcggtttggaaaatggatggatggataataggtGCTTTGAAGGAAATGCACAATTACCAACTTCTTTGACATAGGCCCGGCTCCTGCTTTAAAATATTGGGTGGCTCACCAATtcatgtggggggtggggttaaaGCTATCAAAGCAGGGAGTTGTGCTGGCAGTCTGCAGACCAGGTTACTATGACTGGGGGGGCTAACCTTATGATTGGGTAGGCCGGGCTGTCCGAGGAGCCGGTCCTGCTTTCATACAACATAACCAAAAAACTGATGTGGTGCTCTATGAATAAATTAAAGAACTAGGACTGCCAATGTCTAAGCCTTAACACAATAGTGTCAATATTTGATTCTGCTAGTGGTAGTTCTGTTAGTCGTAATACCGCAAAAGGAGAATAGTATGCGGATGTGGATTAACTTCTTGGGTTGCCCTATGCTGACATGGCTAGGATGCACACAAATCTTTACCTCATTTTTGGAGTCAAAAGCAAAACAAGGGagaattttaaatgttttagtaATCCACTAATCAACACTCGggttttgaaacattcatctttCTTCTTGTTGCCACTTCAGTTAAcaatgttttttcttttatacTTTGTTACCCTTGACACTTTTCCCCTCCCTCCACATCACATTGCTGTTCTTTCGAGTACTTCTAGGGTCCAGagccagccaatttcactttgtcttagACTGACTGTGCCACACCTAAGTACCACCAGCTGGCTAAGTCAGCGCCCATCATAATATAGTGCCCTATGCAGCTGCTTATGTTGTCTAATGAGTTGATCAGCCCTGTGCTTATTGAATTGCTCATTCATACTTATGTTAAATATacgatatggacaaaagtattgggacaccaggCCAtaaacacctacaggaacttttatgacattccATTCTATATCCACACTGTAGGTATCaacatggagttggtcccctttgcagctataacagttgccactcttctgggaaggctttccacaagatattGGAGCAGGTCTGGAGGATT
Encoded here:
- the LOC125750548 gene encoding protocadherin gamma-A11-like isoform X26, with amino-acid sequence MEYKGYRSRVRVALFLLLFILIILPLTFGDLSYSIPEEMKRGSVIGNIAKDLGLDVKGLSARNARLDSEGTGRGFCDINLKTGDLIVAGRIDREELCGEKASCPIKYELVLENPLELQRITLQILDINDNTPVFPKDLIKLEIIESANTGSRFRVYEAHDADTGENAVQSYTLQNNNYFRLAVTTSTYGGKYAELVLEKELDREQEQELTLLLTAEDGGTPQRSGTLQIHVTVLDANDNIPVFSQSVYKAILPENSPLNTVVVIVSASDADEGANGEVTYEFSRISEKAKKTFSINDKTGEIKVSGPVDFEEGSSYEIRIDGKDGAGLSSQAKLIIEITDVNDNAPEVFLKSLNNPIPEDAVPGTEVGLINVQDKDSEENGQVRCTIKQHVPFKLIQSIKNYYSLVTTAELDREVLSDYNITITASDEGSPPLSSSKTIQLSVSDVNDNPPVFHEGNYSTYVIENNQPGTSICSVTARDPDWKQNGTVVYSLLPTDINGLSVSSFFSMNGDTGVIHAVKSFDYEQVRSFKVHVVASDNGSPPLRSNVTVNVFITDQNDNSPQILYPDPSGSSVMTELVPKAAHAGSLVSKVIAVDADSGQNAWLSYQITKATDPGLFTIGLHGGEIRAQRDISESDSMKQNLIILVKDNGQPSLSTTCTVNLVISDNLAEIPELKDMFYEDSSSKLTFYLIIALVSVSTFFIVFMIFIVLMKVCHRRKPRLLFDSAVAIPSAYFPPNYAEVDGAGTLRSSYNYDTYLTTGSRTSDFKFVTSYNGDTLPTHPTLKKSAEEITDSDVHGTVDEQKPPNTDWRFSQNQRPGPSGCSKLESAELRWTSNKRTRAGVPPEGAVGTGPWPNPPTEAEQLQALMAAANEVSEATATLGPGTMGLSTRYSPQFTLQHVPDYRQNVYIPGSTATLTANPQQQALPPPQAQAPPPTQAEPPKAAQTPASKKKSAKKEKK
- the LOC125750548 gene encoding protocadherin gamma-A11-like isoform X45; its protein translation is MEYKGYRSRVRVALFLLLFILIILPLTFGDLSYSIPEEMKRGSVIGNIAKDLGLDVKGLSARNARLDSEGTGRGFCDINLKTGDLIVAGRIDREELCGEKASCPIKYELVLENPLELQRITLQILDINDNTPVFPKDLIKLEIIESANTGSRFRVYEAHDADTGENAVQSYTLQNNNYFRLAVTTSTYGGKYAELVLEKELDREQEQELTLLLTAEDGGTPQRSGTLQIHVTVLDANDNIPVFSQSVYKAILPENSPLNTVVVIVSASDADEGANGEVTYEFSRISEKAKKTFSINDKTGEIKVSGPVDFEEGSSYEIRIDGKDGAGLSSQAKLIIEITDVNDNAPEVFLKSLNNPIPEDAVPGTEVGLINVQDKDSEENGQVRCTIKQHVPFKLIQSIKNYYSLVTTAELDREVLSDYNITITASDEGSPPLSSSKTIQLSVSDVNDNPPVFHEGNYSTYVIENNQPGTSICSVTARDPDWKQNGTVVYSLLPTDINGLSVSSFFSMNGDTGVIHAVKSFDYEQVRSFKVHVVASDNGSPPLRSNVTVNVFITDQNDNSPQILYPDPSGSSVMTELVPKAAHAGSLVSKVIAVDADSGQNAWLSYQITKATDPGLFTIGLHGGEIRAQRDISESDSMKQNLIILVKDNGQPSLSTTCTVNLVISDNLAEIPELKDMFYEDSSSKLTFYLIIALVSVSTFFIVFMIFIVLMKVCHRRKPRLLFDSAVAIPSAYFPPNYAEVDGAGTLRSSYNYDTYLTTGSRTSDFKFVTSYNGDTLPTHPTLKKSAEEITDSDVHGTVDEQKPPNTDWRFSQNQRPGPSGAGVPPEGAVGTGPWPNPPTEAEQLQALMAAANEVSEATATLGPGTMGLSTRYSPQFTLQHVPDYRQNVYIPGSTATLTANPQQQALPPPQAQAPPPTQAEPPKAAQTPASKKKSAKKEKK
- the LOC125750548 gene encoding protocadherin beta-15-like isoform X22: MEYKESLAMKRTLLFLIYTLFCVSLTFGDVSYSVQEELQKGFVIGNIAKDLGLSTEKLSVRKARLDTEGSRRRYCDINLNTGDLIVAERIDREALCGKKSLCTLQYELVLENPLEFHRISLHVLDINDNSPVFANDIIRLEITENADKGARFLLDEARDADIGQNTVQTYTLQNNDHFVLSVQTNTYGRKYGELVLEKELDREQQQNVTLLLTAVDGGTPQRSGTVLLHVTVLDVNDNVPVFSQAVYKASLPENSPLDTVVVKVSATDADEGANGEVSYEFGLLSEEEKKLFYLDRKTGEIRLKGGVDFEEESSFEMEIQAKDGSGLVSQTKVLLEITDVNDNAPEILIKSLYNPIPEDVLPGTEVGLINIQDKDSGRNRQVHCSIEQHIPFKLTPPIKNYYSLVTSGVLDREIRSNFNITITATDEGSPPLTSSKTVQLFISDVNDNAPIFTQQTYTAYVRENNQAGSSICAVTATDPDWKRNGTVVYSFLPSEVNGVPMSSLLSINRESGVIHAVKSLDYEQFRSFKAHIIARDNGSPALSSNVTVSIFITDENDNSPQILYPDPSGSSFMTEMVPKAAHAGSLVSKVIAVDADSGQNAWLSYQIMKATDPGLFTVGLHSGEIRAQRDVAESDSMKQNLVVIVKDNGQPSLSTSCTLYLFISDNLVEIPELKDMSYEDINSKLTFYLIIALVSVSVFFIAFMILILFMKVCHKRKPRLLFDSAVAIPSEYFPPNYAEVDRAGTLRSSYNYDTYLTTGSRTSDFKFVTSYNGNTLPIDATLKRSPGGISDNNVIASLGTPSEQKPPNTDWRFSQNQRPGPSGCSKLESAELRWTSNKRTRAGVPPEGAVGTGPWPNPPTEAEQLQALMAAANEVSEATATLGPGTMGLSTRYSPQFTLQHVPDYRQNVYIPGSTATLTANPQQQALPPPQAQAPPPTQAEPPKAAQTPASKKKSAKKEKK